CGCGGCCGAGAACGTCACCTACACCGCTTGCCTCGATACCGAGCGCGGCATGCTGTACTACGTCGACGAGGGTCCGACGCCGATGATGCCCTGCCGGGAAGAGGACCGGCAGATCTCGTGGAACGCGGTCGGTCCCGAAGGGCCCCCGGGTCCCGCCGGCCCGCAGGGTCCGGTCGGCCCGCAAGGTCCGGTCGGTCCGATCGGTCCTCAAGGTCCTGTCGGCCCGCAAGGGCCTCCCGGTGCAGCGGCTCCCGTCTACGAGCTGGTCGGGTTCACGCGGGCGACGTTCGACGGCGGGCAGGGCGTCTTCACCTACACGAAGGCCTGCCAGGCCGAGTTTCCGGGGAGCCGGATGTGCACGAGCGCCGAGATCCTCGCCACCCGCAACGTGCCCGATCTGTCATCGGCAGGTGCACAGTGGGCCTGGGTCCTGCCGAGCCTCGTGGCCGGAGACGGACAAGGTGGCGTCTTCGACGCGAGCGGTGTCAAGTCGAGGCTCTACGACGACCAAATGTTGAACTGCATGGGTTGGAGGGATGGATCTTCGTATTCCGTGGGCCTCGCGGTGTCCAGCCAGGGCGCGTTCGCCCGCCGGCATTGCGACTTCTCCGGATCGGTCGCGTGCTGCGCCGCGAGCCACGGGCCGTGACGAGTGGAGCGCGCGGGCCTGGCCGGCTGGGAAGACGCTCCACCGTCCCGGGTTTGCCCGCGCGAGCGGGGGAGGGAGGTTCGGACGCGGCGACCGCCGCCACGCGAGTGCGCGCCGCAGCGCTTCCTCGGCCGCCAGTGCGCCGCGTGGCCGCGCGATCTCACGCGCTGGTATCTCGGGTCCCCGTGATCTCGAGGTCGTCGAGCTGCGCGGCCAGCGCGTCCAGGTGCTCGAGTTCCTGCGCGACCGCCGCGCGGCCGCGCGCCTGGACGCTCCGAGCGTGCTCGGCCGACCGGCTCGCCGAGGCGACGAGATCGTCCAGAAGGGCCCGAAGCTCGTAGGCGAACCGCCTCCGGCTTTCGAGCACCCGCTCGTTGAGGTCGTTCTCGATGCGGGTGGCATTCGTTTCGATCAGGAGCTGGAGGTAGCGGCTCGCCGCCTCGCCGCAGGCGGCGAGCGACGATCGCCGGGTGCGGAGCCGGTCGATCAGCCACGTGAACGGTCCTTCGCCCGTCGCCCTGAAGAGATCCTTGTAGAACAGCCGGCTGTCCCACCGGAACCCCGTCTCGGGCGGGACCGAGGAGGGCAGTCCCTCGAGGCCGGGCGTTCCCGAAGACCTCAGCCGCTCGAGGAAACCGTTCGCCAGCTCGACGAAGCGGTCCATCGCTCGCACGTAGAGCTCGCGCGAAGCGGGCTCGACCTCGCGCAGCCACGCGTCGAGGCGGCGCGTGGCGATCTCGAGCGCCAGCCGCACGGCGGCGCGGCGCAGGGCAGGGCCCCGGCGCGCCGGGTGTGCGCGCAGGGCGTCGAGCAGCTCCGCCCGAGCCTTCGCCCGCGTGTCGCGGAGGAACCGTTCCTTCAGCTCCGCGAAGGCCCGGGCGAGCCGGTCCTGCTCGGCGGCGAACAGGTAGTCGAGATCGGCGAGAGCCAGCCGCGCCTGCTCGACGCAGCGGCGGAGCTCCTCGATCCGCCGTTCCGACTCTTCGACGGGGCGGCACAGCGCCGCGCGGCGCTCGTCGAGATGACGCCGGAGGCGGTCCGCCAGGTGCTCGAGGCCGCGCTCCTCCGCCGCGCGCACGAGATCGCTCCCCGAGCGGCGCGCGAGAGAATCGAGCGCCTCGACGAGCGCGGGCCAGCCGCGCTCCGGTCCGGCATCTCCCGAGAGGCGCTCCTTGGCGCTGACCTCGAACAAGCGCACGTCGCGCAGCCCGAGGCGCTCTTCGAGGATGCGGCGCGTGAACCGATCGGCGTCGCCGAGTTCCGGCCCGGAAATCTTGTCCGCCTTGTTCAGCGCGAAGAGCAGCTGGTGGCACCGCGCCGCAATCTCGCGCACCAGCTCCAGCTCCTCGCCCGAGATCGGCGGGTCGGCGCCGAGGACGACGAGCGCGGCATCGACGTGGGGAACGAACGAGCGCGTGGCCTCGGTGTTGTCCCCGAACACCGAGCCGATGCCCGGCGTGTCGACGAGGCACATCCCCGAGGCGAGCAGCGGACTGGGAACGAACACCTCGACCGCCGTCACACCCTTGCGGTTGCCGGGGTTGCGCTCTTCGGAGACGAAGTCGGCAAGACGGTCGAGCGCGATCGCGGACCAACCGCCGTCCGCCAGCCGCACGCGGGCCGACGGGTGCCGGCCGTAGCGCACGACGGTCACCACGGCGGTCACCGGCACGACGCCGGCCGGCAGCACCGGGATCCCGACCAGCGCGTTGATCAGCGTCGACTTGCCGCGCTTGAACTGCCCGACGCAGGCGACGTAGAAGAGCCCTTCCCGGACCCTCTCCGACAGCGCTCGCGCCTCTTCGGCGACGGCGACCTCTCCCGCATGTCGCGCAAGACGGGCAAGCCGCTCCAGGCGCCGCTCGCTGGCGTCCTCCGTTCCGATTCGTGGCGTGACCTCTCGATCCATCGCCTCCCCTCGCAGCGCCCTCGAGTGAGATCGTCCCGGCGCGATCCCTTGTCGTAGGAGTCATTGGCCGCCGAAGGGAGGCGACGGTTCTCCGCGGACTCCACCGCGATCGGACATTGCGAATAGCACGGCGGTCCGGGACGATCAACCTCTCCGGGAGAGGTTCGCGGGGCATTCCCCGGCGGGTGCGCGCCCACTCGTGGTGCCCGCGAGATCCCGGTGCGCCCGCCGGCACCGCGCGGCCATCGGCGGCGTGAAGCCGCCGCGGAACCCGCGCGGAGGCGGGCCGGCGGATGCCGCCGCCGTCCGGTCTCGTTCGGAAGATGGAAAGGCGTCCGCGTTCGGGGTGACACGTGTTCCCCGCGGCCCGAGATTGCCCATACCGGGCGGCGCGCCCCGCGGCACCGACCGGGCGTCCGGTCCGGGGAGGCGGCGAACGCGTGACGGTGGAGGTAGCACCGGAACGGCGCGCCCTTGTGCAAGCGCCTCCGCTCGACGGTCGCCCTCTGGCGCTGAAGCGGCGGCCGCTCGAGCGCAACGGGATGCGCGCGGGGACGGCATGGGCCGCGGCGGCCTCGGCGGGGGCGGTCTGGTGGTTCGTTTCGGCCGCACTGGTGCGGTCTGCACTTCCGGGAAGCATCCCTCTCTCAACCTTCCTCCTCGCCGTGCCGGTCTTGCTCGTCGCGGGCGCGGTGAGGCGGACGCGGCGCTGGTGGCGACTTGGCGATGTCGAAATCGAGCCGCTCGTGCGCCCTGAGGCGGACAGGCCGGTCCTCGAAGTTTTCGTCCGGACGGGCCTTCGGTCCCGGCCGGTCGAGGAGATCGAGGTGTCGTTGAGCCTGATCGAGGAAAAGCTCGCAGCGCCGCGGCGCCGCCCCGGAGTCCTCTGGCAGGAGGTGCGCTGGATCTCCCCGATGGCGCTCTCCTGGGGGCACCGCGGCTACGACGTCCCGGTCCGGATTCCGCTTCCCGCAGAGCCGCTGCCAGCGCCCGGTGGGCCGCGCCGCTGGCGGCTGGAGTTGATCGTGCCCGGTCGGCGCGAACGGCTCCGCACCGCCTTCGACCTGGGCGGTCCGCTGGCGGGGGCGACCGGTGTCTCCGATGGTTTGACATCCGGCACGGCGGGGATCGAGGTGGTGCTGGACGGGGACGGCCGACTGCGGGTCACGGCCGCGCCCTTCCGGCACGGACGGCCGGCGGCGGCCGCCGCCGTCGCGGGAGCTGTTCTGCTGGCCGCCGGTGCGGCAGCACTGGGTCTTTCCGGGTCGCTCCTGCTCGCCGCGCCGGCCTTCGGAATCGGGCTGGTTCTCGTCGCAGGAGCGTTCGACATCGCGTTGCGCGCGTCGGCGGTCGAGGTCGATCGGCTGGGGTTGCGCGCGCGCGTGGGCTGGCTGGGCTCGGGACGGGCGGTGGAGGTGCCGAAGGATCGCATCCGCGATATCCGCCCGGAACCGAGGGGCCGGAGAGATCTTCCGCGACCGCTCCTTTTCGACATCGTCCTGCACCTGGACGGCGGGGAGAGGGTCGTCCTCGTCGATCGCGTAGTCGGGGCGGAGCAGGCAAGGGATCTTGCGCGGCGGATGGCGGTGGCGCTCGGGCGATGAGTGCGCCGGGCGCGGCCCGTGGAACCGCCGTCCCCGTGCCGCCGCGCCGGCCGTCTGGAGGGAAAAAAGAAACGCCGCGCGGAGCGCGGCGTTTCCCATCCGGTGTTCGGCCGGAGTGATTCAGCCGACGCGACGCACCTGCGAGGCCTGGAGACCCTTCGGGCCCTGCGTGACCTCGAACTCCACGGCCTCACCCTCGGTCAGGCTCTTGAAGCCGCTGCCCTCGATCGCGCTGAAGTGAACGAAGACATCGGTGCCGTCCGGCTGGCGGATGAAGCCGTAGCCCTTGGCGTCGTTGAACCACTTGACCGTTCCCTTTGCCATTGCAGATACCTCTTTTCCCGGGGAGATCCACTCCCCATTGTTGCAGCTCACGCTCTCCCGCCGCTCTTGTGGGCGGAACCGACTCCGCGCCGTTTTCTTGCAAGAGGGGAAACGAGAGGACATGAACTTGGTGGCACGAGGAGAGTATGCACGGCTGTGGCGCCGGATGCCACCCCTTTTTTCACTTTTTTGCCGGCCGGGGTAGACTCCCACTGCTGCGCGCACCGGGAAGGACGCGGGTGCCACCCGCGGCGGGGCTCAACTTGTTGCCTCCATTGGTCTTGGCTGTTGCCCTGGGCGCGCTTCCGGCCCCGGCACCGCCGCGGCCGGTCATCGTCATCCCCGGCACGATGGGATCGGTGCTGGTCCGCGAAGGGAGCGAGCGGCGCGTCTGGGGGACGCTCACGCAGCTACGCTTCCTCTCGCCCCACCGGGGAATCGTCGATCCGCGCTACGACGGGCTGGAACTGCCGACCGCCAGCACGGTTCCCTCGGAAAACCGGGACAGCATCGTGGCGCACGGCGTCCTCAAGCGCTTTTCGATCTTCCCCCGGTTTCTTTCGGTGAAGGCGTACCAGGGGTTGATCCGCCTCCTCGAACGCCACGGTTACGTGCTGGGTGACATCGAGCATCCGACCGCGAACGCGACGTGCTACCTGTTCGCTTACGACTGGCGCCGCGATATCGCCGAATCGGCTGCCGGGCTCGCCCGTGCGGTGGAGCGGGTGCGTTCGGTCGCTCCCGGCCCGGAACGACGGGTCGATCTCGTCGCCCACAGCATGGGAGGCCTCGTGGCCCGCTACTTTCTCCGGTTCGGGGCACGGGACGTGCTGGGGACCGACCCCGTCCCGCCTCCCTCGTGGGAGGGAGCCGCCGCGGTTCGTCACGCGATCCTCATCGGAACGCCGAACCGCGGTTCGGTGGAGGGATTCAGGGCCATGCTGCACGGGCAGCGCCTGCTATGGAGGAAGGTCTCGCCCCTGACGCTCTTCACCTTCCCCTCCTGCTATGAGCTGCTTCCGGCGCCTGACGAGACAGTTTTCCTCGATGCTGACGGCCTACCGGTGGAGGCCGACCTCTACGATGCGGATGACTGGCGCCG
The Acidobacteriota bacterium genome window above contains:
- a CDS encoding cold-shock protein, with amino-acid sequence MAKGTVKWFNDAKGYGFIRQPDGTDVFVHFSAIEGSGFKSLTEGEAVEFEVTQGPKGLQASQVRRVG